The genomic DNA CGTTTGGGTACGGGCGACGGCCCGCGCCTCCGAAGAGGTGCGGGCCGTCGCCACGGAACTACGGGACGTCACTTGGCGGCGTCGTCCTTCTTCTCGTCCTCTTCGCCCTCGATCACGGGGATGAGGGAGAGCTTGCCGCGGGAGTCGATCTCGGCGATCTCGACCTGGACCTTGGCTCCGACCGCAACCACGTCCTCGACGTTCTCCACGCGCTTGCCACCGGCGAGCTTGCGGATCTGCGAGATGTGCAGCAGGCCGTCCTTGCCGGGCATGAGCGAGACGAACGCACCGAAGGTGGTGGTCTTGACGACCGTACCCAGGTAACGCTCGCCGACCTCCGGCATGGTCGGGTTGGCGATCGCGTTGATCGTGGCGCGGGCGGCCTCGGCCTGCGAGCCCTGCTGGGCACCGATGTAGATGGTGCCGTCGTCCTCGATCGTGATGTCGGCGCCGGTGTCCTCCTGGATCTGGTTGATCATCTTGCCCTTGGGGCCGATGACCTCACCGATCTTGTCCACCGGGATCTTGACGGTGATGATCCGCGGGGCGTTCGGGGACATCTCGTCCGGGACGTCGATGGCCTCGTTCATCACATCGAGGATGTGGAGGCGGGCGTCGCGGGCCTGCTTCAGCGCGGCGGCCAGGACCGAGGCGGGGATGCCGTCGAGCTTGGTGTCGAGCTGGAGCGCGGTGACGAACTGCTTCGTACCGGCGACCTTGAAGTCCATGTCACCGAACGCGTCCTCGGCACCGAGGATGTCGGTCAGGGCGACGTAGTGGGTCTTGCCGTCGATCTCCTGGGAGATCAGACCCATGGCGATACCGGCGACGGCGGCCTTGAGCGGCACACCGGCGTTCAGCAGCGACATGGTGGAGGCGCAGACCGAGCCCATGGACGTCGAGCCGTTGGAGCCCAGCGCCTCGGAGACCTGGCGGATCGCGTAGGGGAACTCCTCGCGCGACGGCAGCACCGGCACGATGGCGCGCTCGGCGAGCGCACCGTGGCCGATCTCGCGGCGCTTGGGCGAGCCCACGCGGCCGGTCTCACCGACGGAGTACGGCGGGAAGTTGTAGTTGTGCATGTAGCGCTTGCGGGTCACCGGGGAGAGGGTGTCCAGCTGCTGCTCCATGCGGAGCATGTTCAGGGTGGTGACGCCCAGGATCTGGGTCTCGCCACGCTCGAACAGCGCCGAGCCGTGCACGCGCGGGATGGCCTCGACCTCGGCGGCGAGCGTACGGATGTCCGTGACGCCACGGCCGTCGATGCGGACCTTGTCCTTGATGACGCGCTCGCGGACCAGCTTCTTGGTCAGCGCGCGGTAGGCACCGGAGATCTCCTTCTCGCGGCCCTCGAACTGCGGGAGCAGCTTCTCGCCGGCGATCTCCTTGATGCGGTCCAGCTCGGCCTCGCGCTCCTGCTTGCCGGCGATGGTGAGCGCCTTGGCGAGCTCGGTGCTGACGGCGGCGGTGAGCGCCTCCAGGACGTCGTCCTGGTAGTCGAGGAAGACCGGGAACTCGCCGGTGGGCTTGGCAGCCTTGGCGGCGAGCTCCGACTGGGCCTTGCAGAGGGCCTTGATGAACGGCTTCGCGGCCTCGAGGCCGGCGGCGACGACCTCTTCGGTCGGGGCCTCGGCGCCGTCCTTGACGAGCTGGATGGTCTTCTCGGTGGCCTCGGCCTCGACCATCATGATCGCGACGTCGCCGTCCTCCAGGACGCGACCGGCGACGACCATGTCGAAGACGGCGTCCTCGAGCTCGGTGTGCGTCGGGAAGGCGACCCACTGGCCCTTGATCAGGGCGACACGGGTGCCACCGATCGGGCCGGAGAAGGGCAGGCCGGCCAGCTGCGTGGAGCAGGAGGCGGCGTTGATCGCGATCACGTCGTACAGGTGATCAGGGTTGAGCGCCATGATCGTCTCGACGATCTGGATCTCGTTGCGCAGGCCCTTCTTGAAGGAGGGGCGCAGCGGCCGGTCGATCAGACGGCAGGTGAGGATCGCGTCCTCGGAGGGGCGGCCCTCGCGGCGGAAGAAGGAGCCGGGGATCTTGCCCGCGGCGTACTGCCGCTCCTCGACGTCCACCGTGAGGGGGAAGAAGTCGAGCTGGTCCTTCGGCTTCTTGGAAGCCGTGGTGGCCGACAGCACCATGGTGTCGTCGTCCAGGTACGCAACGGCGGAGCCGGCGGCCTGCTTGGCCAGGCGGCCCGTCTCGAAGCGGATGGTGCGGGTGCCGAAGGTTCCGTTGTCGATAACGGCCTCGGCGTAGTGGGTCTCGTTCTCCACTAGCGTTTTCTCCGATACATATCGTCTTCTCGCCCCCACGCCCGTGTGGCGGGGGACGGTGCGGAGAAGCGCTCCATCGGCGGGCCGGTCTTCGATCGAAGCACCCGGGTTGCTCTGTCCGGGGGCCACTACCGAGGACCGGCGGCGGGGAGCTTGCTTCTTCCGCTCGTCTGCGGGACGTTCCGGGACCAGGTTACTGAGATTCGGCTCAGCTTGGCATTCCGGTCGACCGGGCGAGCCGGTCACGTCCCGTACATGCTGATGCACGCACACCTGTACGTACAACAAAGGGAGCGGTTCCCTCAGTCGTGGGAACCGCTCCCTTCACGGCGTCTTACTTGGCGCCGCCGGCCGCACCGCGGCGGATGCCGAGGCGGTCGACCAGGGCACGGAAGCGCTGGATGTCCTTCTTGGCCAGGTACTGCAGGAGGCGGCGACGCTGGCCGACCAGGATCAGCAGACCACGGCGGGAGTGGTGGTCGTGCTTGTGCGTCTTGAGGTGCTCCGTCAGGTCCGAGATGCGACGGGAGAGCATGGCCACCTGGACCTCGGGGGAACCGGTGTCACCCTCCTTGGTGGCGAACTCGGACATGATCTGCTTCTTCGTAGCGGCGTCGAGCGACACGCGGTACTCCTCTTTGATGTTCCGATGCGCCCACGAGTGCCCCTGGTCTTGATCTCAGGGGGTCTTCCGTTACTCGAGGACGAAGGTCCGATGAGCGCAGCCCTCAGGATGATCCGGGGGCGCGTACACAAACGGCCGTCACACAGCGTACCAGGTCGGCAGAGCCGGGTTGCCGGGGGCCGGTGGGCGTGGGCGGCAGGGTGCCGCTTCGTCCTCGATCCCTGACGGGACCGTCATGCCCGGCAGGGATCGGTTCAGCTGGTGAGGGCTCTCGCTCTGGCGAAGACGTCCAGTACCGCCAGGCAGAGCGGGACCAGGGAGAGGAGGAGGGCGCTCTCCGTGAGGTCGAGGAGGCGGCCCCAGAACGGGGAGAGGCCCTTGCGGGGAATGATCAGGCCGATCGCCGTCAACAGTGCGGCGCCCGCGGCCACGGCCGCGGAGAGCCAGACCGTGCGGATGTCCAGGGAGCCGCTCTCCCCGTACCGGGCCAGCTCCCTCACCAGGTCGGCCGGCGGGTTCAGGGAGACGCCGAGGATCAGCAGGGCGATCGCGCCGATGCCCGCCACCAGCACACAGGTGACCTGCGAGGTGTAGCGGAAGAGGCGGGCGCGGAGCAGCATCGCGAGTCCGGCGGCGAGTGCGAGCAGGCGACCCCAGACGTTGCCGGAGAAACCCAGGACGGCGGCGGACCCGACGACGACGGCCGCGCAGCCGCCGACCAGGCCGAGCAGCATCTCGTGGCCGCGGCGGGCCTGGGCGGCGATGCGGTCGGCGTCGACGGGGACGCCTTCGGGCTCCGGGGAGGTGCTCGGGTTCGCGAAGCCGTCGTCGTAACCCCCCGGAGCGGTGCGTGGCGACGCGTAACCGATGGGCAGCCGGGCGAAGCGGGCGGACAGACCGGGCAGGAAGGCGACGAGGCCGAGGGCGACCGGGGCACAGACAGCGGCGGTCCCGGTGGCGGAGACCTCGGTGAGGATCGCTACGAAGGTGGCGAGGGTGCCGACGGTGGCGACGAAGGTCGCCGCGACGAACGGGGCGTCGCCGCTCGGGGTCAGAGCGACCAGGACGACGGACGCGACCAGGACGGACACGCAGCCGAGCAGGAACTGCAGCCGGCCGGGGCCCTGGCCGGCGTCCGGGCCGATGATGCCGGAGCCTGCGATGAGTACGAGGGGCAGCGCGCCGAGGCCGAGCGCGACCGCGGTGGGCCGGTCTCCGTAGACCCGGGCGCGTACCCCCGCGAACGCGGTGAGCAGCAGTCCGGCGGAGCCCGCGATGATGCCGGGCAGGCTGTGCATGTCGTGCCGGACGGGGTCGGCGAACCAGAGGACGAAGCCCATCAGTACGAGGAGCAGCACGCCGCCCAGCAGACCGGCGCCGCGCAGGAGTTCGTCGCTCCACAGGTGTCGGTCCCGGGTGACGGCCGAGGCGACGGCGTCCGACACGTCGTCGAAGACGGCGGGCGGCAGTGACTGCGCGAACGGGCGCAGGCTGAGCAGTTCGCCGTCGAGCACCTGCTGGGCCGCGAGCGTGCGCGCGCCGTCGAGCACCGTGCCGTCGCGCCGCACCAGGTGGTAACCGGTGGGGTTGCCGGCCGCCTGGGTCTGGCCGGTGAGCCGGAGGATCTCCGGGTAGATGTCGGCGACTGCGATGTCCTCCGGCAGGGCGACGTCGATACGGCTGTCGGGCGCCACGACAGTGACGCGGCAGAAGCCCGTCGCTGCAGTCGTACTCACGTGTCTGGTCCCCCTGATTCGCGGTTGCGCACGGTGCGCGCGCCACCCTACCGGGAGGAGGAAAGGTCATCGGCAAGTAGGATCACCGTCGCGCGGAGGGACGTCCGCAAGCAAACGCAGCCACGGGGGGCTTCGGTGCGGGTTCGACCGGTCCTCCGCCCGTCCGTACCGAGGGATTGATGTTCCGGTGAGCCAGATCGTCGTGAAACGACCGCCGCGGTCCCTGCCGCCCGAAGTACCCACGGACGATTTGATGTTGGAGGCTCCTCCCGAACTGCCGCGCGGGCAGCAGGAGGGCATGCTGATGCAGATCCTGCCGGTGCTCGGCATGGGTTCGTCGGTGGTCTTCTTCTTCTCGCCGCAGGCTCCTGCGTTCATGCGCGTCATGGGCGTTCTGATGCTTGTCTCGACCGTCGGCATGGTGGTCGCACAGCTGGTCCGGCACCGTCGCGGTACGCAGGGGCAAATGGCGGATGTGCGGCGCGACTACCTCAGATACCTGGCTCAGACGCGGCGTACGGTACGTCGGACCGCGCGCGCCCAGCGCGACGTGCAGCTGTATCTGCAGCCCGCTCCTGAGCAGTTGTGGTCGGTGGTCGCCGAGGGCAGCCGGGTGTGGGAGCGGCGGGTCGGGGACGGCGACTTCGGGCAGGTACGGGTCGGGCTCGGGGCGCAGCAGCTGTCGACTCCGCTGATCGCCCCGGACACCGCGCCGGTGGATGAGCTGGAACCGATGTGTGCGGGGGCGATGCAGCAATTCCTCGCGGTGCACGGGTCGTTGGACGGCCTGCCGATGGCCGTGTCGATGCGGGCCTTCTATCACGTGACGGTCTCCGGTCAGCCGGAGGCGGCACAGTCGGCGGCGCGGGCGCTGGTCGCACAACTGGTGACGCTCCACTCCCCCGAGGATCTGATGGTCGCCGTGGTGGCGGCACCCGGTGCGGTGGCACGCTGGGACTGGACGAAGTGGCTTCCGCATGCACAGGTGCCGGGGCAGGTCGACGGGGCCGGTACGAAGCGGTTGTTCGGCGACGACCTGGGCGAGCTGGAGCAGCTGCTGGCCGGCCGGCTGGAGGGGCGGCCGCGGTTCGGACGGGAGAGTCAGCCGCTGCTGGACCAGCCGCACATCGTGGTGGTTCTCGACGGCGGGATGGTGCCGCCGGATTCGCTGTTCGCGGCGGCCGAGGGACTGCAGGGTGTGACGATCGTCGAGGTCGTCCCGGGGGAGCTGGACGAGCCTCGCGGCGGCCTGTCGGTGGTGGTGCGGCCAGGCCTGCTGCGACTGGAGTCGGGGGCGGGGCTGGCGTACGAGGGCGTGCCGGACGGGCTGTCGCTGCCCGCGGCCGAGGCGCTGGCCCGGCAGCTCGCACCGCTGCGCATGGACGGGGGCGACGACGACGAACCGCTGCTCGCCAACCTGGACTTCACGGATCTGCTGAACCTCGGTGATGCGGGTGCGGTCGATGTGGCGCGCACCTGGCGGCCGCGGTCGGTCTCCGATCGGCTGCGGGTGCCGATCGGGGTCGGCGAGGACGGCCAACCGGTGATGCTGGACCTGAAGGAGGCCGCGCAGGAGGGCATGGGTCCGCACGGGTTGTGTGTCGGTGCGACCGGTTCCGGCAAGTCCGAGCTGCTGCGGACGCTGGTCCTGGGGCTCGCGGTCACGCACTCCTCGGAGACGCTCAACTTCGTGCTGGCGGACTTCAAGGGTGGTGCGACGTTCGCCGGGATGTCGCACATGCCGCACGTGGCGGCGGTCATCACCAACCTGGCGGACGATCTGACGCTCGTCGACCGCATGGGTGACGCGATCCGCGGTGAACTGCAGCGGCGGCAGGAACTGTTGAGGTCGGCCGGCAACTACGCCAATATCCACGACTACGAGAAGGCGCGGGCGGCGGGCGCGGCGCTGGAACCGCTGGCCTCACTGGTCCTGGTCATCGACGAGTTCTCCGAACTGCTCACCGCCAAGCCGGACTTCATCGACATGTTCATCCAGATCGGCCGTATCGGCCGCTCGCTGGGTGTACATCTGCTGCTCGCCTCGCAGCGCCTGGAGGAAGGCAAGCTGCGCGGTCTGGACACCTATCTCTCGTACCGGATCGGGCTGCGGACCTTCTCGGCGGCCGAGTCGCGTACCGCGCTGGGGGTGCCCGACGCCTATCACCTGCCGTCGGTGCCGGGTTCCGGCTATCTCAAGTTCGGTACGGACGAGATGACCCGGTTCAAGGCGGCGTACGTGTCGGGGACGTACCGCACGGGTGGGCCGGATCTGTCGGTGGGGGCACTGCCGGTCGACCGGCGTCCCGCGGTGTTCAGCGCACTGCCGGTGCCGGTGGTGTACGCGGCGCCGGACCCTGCCCATGTGGTCGCCTCGCGGACGAGTGCGGAGGACGACGCGCTCGCGGACACGGTGCTCGATGTGATCGTGCGGCGCCTCGAGGGGCAGGGGGTGCCCGCCCATCAGGTGTGGCTGCCGCCGCTGGACCGGGCGCCGACGCTGGACCAGTTGCTGCCGGGGCTCGCGCCGACCGCGGACCGGGGGTTCACGGCGACGGAGTACACGCGTCCGGGCGGGCTGACCGTTCCGCTCGGCCTCATCGACAAGCCGTTCGAGCAGCGGCGTGAAGTGCTGTACCGGGACTTCTCCGGTGCGGCGGGCCACATGCTGGTGGTCGGCGGTCCGCAGTCCGGGAAGTCGACGATGATGCGGACGCTGATCTCTTCGTTCGCGCTCACCCACACCCCGCACGAAGTGCAGTTCTACGGGCTCGACTTCGGTGGCGGCGGACTGGTCTCACTGGCGGACCTGCCGCATGTGGGCGGGATGGCGTCGCGGCTGGATCCGGAGCGGGTGCGGCGTACGGTCGCCGAGGTCGCGGGGGTGCTGAACCGGCGCGAGGAGTTCTTCCGCGCCCACTGCGTCGACTCCGTCGCCACATACCGGCGCAAGCGCGCCCTCGGTGAGCTGCCGGGCGAGCCGTGGGGCGACGTGTTCCTGGTCGTCGACGGCTGGGGCGGCTTCCGCGCCGAGTACGAGATGCTGGAGCAGGTCGTCACGGACATCGCCTCGCGTGGTCTCGGGTACGGCGTCCATGTGGTGATCACGGCCGCCCGGTACATGGAGGTACGTGCCGCGCTCAAGGATCAGATCCTCGGCCGGCTGGAACTGCGGCTCGGTGACGTCATGGACTCCGAGTTCGACCGCAGGGTTGCGGTGAACGTTCCGCAGGGCGTACCGGGACGCGGTCAGGTGCCGGAGAAGCTGCACTTCATGGGGGCACTGCCGCGTATCGACTCCACCAGCAGCGCGGCGGATCTCTCCGACGGCACGGCGGCCTTCGTCGAGACGGTGAAGTCCAACTGGGCGGGCCCTTCGGCGCCCGCCGTACGGCTGCTGCCGCGGAAACTGCCCGCCGAGCAGCTGCCGAAGGGCTTCGAGTTCCCGCAGCGCGGGATCGCGATCGGTATCGACGAGACCGATCTGGAACCGGTGTTCGTCGACTTCGAGACGGACCCGTTCTTCCTGATCTTCGGGGAGAGCGAATCGGGGAAGACGAATCTGCTGCGTCTGATCGCGAAGCAGATCGCGGAGCGCTACTCCCCCGACGAGGCGAAGCTCGTCGTCGGCGACTACCGGCGGGCCCTGCTGGGTGCGCTGCCGGAGAGCCATCTGCTGGAGTACGCGCCGATGGCGAGTTCCATGCAGATGCACATGGAGGCGCTGGCCGGTGTGTTCTCGCGGCGGCAGCCGCCGACGGACGTCACGCCGCGGCAGTTGCGCGACCGCAGCTGGTGGACCGGTCCGCAGATCTTCATCATCGTCGACGACTACGACCTGGTGGCGACGAACGCGGGCAACCCGCTGGCCCCGCTCGCGGAGTATCTGCCGTTCGCCCGGGACACGGGCGTCCGGTTCATCATCGCGCGCAACTCTGCGGGGGCCTCGCGATCGATGTACGAGTCGTTCATGCAGCGCGTCAAGGAGCTCGGTGCGCAGGGCGTGGTGCTGTCCGGCGATCCGTCCGAGGGCGATCTGATCGGGCCGGTGCGGGGGCATCCGATGCCGCCGGGACGCGGGTACTTCGCCTCGCGCCGGCGGGGGAACCCGCTGGTGCAGATCGGGCGGCTGCCGGAGCAGCACTGACCGACGGGACCGGGAGCCCCTCCCCGCCGGCGGCGGGGTGGACCGGTGCCTCATCGACATCGCGGCAACCGCACCGGCGTCGCGTACCTGGTCCCGAGGATTCCGTGGGGCGAGCGGTCCCTACCACCGCGGGTCGGAAGCTGTCCATACCGGGCCTGTGGGACGCGGGAGCGGGGATAGTCTGCACGCGGGCGACGAACATGTTCCGCCGCAGGAGAGGAAGGCATCTGATGGGCACGCAGCAGGAGAAGGACGAGCTGTACGCACTCGACATCTCGGGGGTCGAGTGGCTGAGTGCGCCCGGTACGGAAGAGGCCGAGGAGCGCGTCGAGATCGCACATCTGCCGGGCGGAGCGGTGGCGATGCGGTCCTCGCTGGATCCGGAGACGGTGCTGCGGTACACGGAGGCCGAGTGGCGGGCGTTCGTACTGGGTGCGCGGGACGGCGAGTTCGACCTCACGTAGGACGCCGTACGGGCAGGACAAGGGGCACGCTTCGTCGAGCGTGCCCCTTCTGCGTGTGCGGTGCCGCGGTCAGTACCCCTCGGTGAACAGGCGCGAGGCCTTCACATCCGTCGAGCGGTAGCTGTCCTTGCCGGACTCGATGATCTTCGCGACGTGTTCCAGGCGGGTCTTCATGTGCTCGGCCTTGCCCTTGTACTTGGACTGGAGGTGCACGTACTCCCTGTGTGCCTCACCGTCCCAGGTGTCGGTGACGACCTTCAGTGCCGCGTCCATCTCCTGGAGGTCCTTGATGATGTTCTGCGAGACCACACGGATGCGGTTCGCCATCTCCTGGACGCTCTCGTACCTGACCTTGGTGTTCGGGTCGGTCGCCATCTGTCTGCTCCTCGGTGCTCGGCGTGTGTACGGAAGGGGTGCTGCGGCGCGGCTCAGATGCCGTTCAGCCCGGAGGTGTTGCCGGACGACGCCGGCTCCTTCACCGCGTTGAAGGCCGCACGGACCTCGTCGTCGTTGGCGTTGCTGAGGTTCTTGGTCTGGCCCACCGCGTTGAGGAGCACGTTGAGGAGCCGGCGGATCTCGTCGTGGTCCTCGTTGATCACGATCTGTGCGGATGTGAATCCCGAGGCGCCGACACCCGTCCATCCCGCGCTGACCGTCGCGAGGATGTCGGCCAGCTCCCTGGACTGCTTGGACACCTGCTCCGCGGTTTCGATGATCTTGTTCTTCGCCTGGACGATCGGATCGTCGGCAAGTCCGAAACCACCTGCGGGGTTGGTCATCCGGAGGTCCTATCTCTGAGTTCCCGGTCCTGTCCGCCCGTCGCGGCCAGGGTTCCCGCCTGCCCCGTGTGCTCCGGTCGCGGAGTCGGGGAAGGGCGGGGACGGGGAAGGGCGTGGCAGTGTTCCCACGCCCCGAAATCGGATGCGACCACTTCTCGTTCCCCCGTCACACACGTGAAGTCGGCTACCACCCTAGTCACTTCGCCATCTCACCCCAACTGCGCTTTATGGGAGGGGATCCACTTCACCGGGTGGTGCTGTCATCGCAAACCGCGTCGCCGCCTGACATCGCGGACGACCGTCGCGGTGCCGGCGACCACGGAGATCAGCACGCCCGCAATGGCCAGCGCGTAGGTCGCGTACCGCTCGTTGCGTTCCTGCGACGTCTCCGACAGCGACAGATGCGCGGGCGAGGGAGCCTGGGCCCGGGGCGGAGCCGGGTCGGGATGCGGGGCGTCCTGCGGTGTGTCGTCGCCGGAGAGTGCACGGACCGGGTCGACGACGCCCCAGCCGACGAAGTCGTCGTGGCCGGTGACGGAGCGCTCTGCGGTCTGCTCGATCCGGGCGACGATCTGGGGCGCGGTCCATTTCGGGTACTTGGCGCGCATCAGGGCGGCGACCCCGGCGGCGTACGGCGCGGAGAAGCTGGTGCCGTTGTCGGTGCACTGGCCGTTGCCGGGGACGGTGGAGACGATGTCGACGCCGGGTGCCGCGACGCCGACGAACGTACCGGCCTGGGAGAAGGCGGCGCGCTCGTTGTTCCGGTCCGACGAGGCGACGGCGAGGACGCCGTCGAAGGCTGCCGGATAGGTGTTCCTCAGCTCGCCGTCCATGCCGTCGTTGCCCGCGGAGGCGACCACGACGACGTCCTTGGCGAGCGCTCCGGCCACGGCCTTCCCCAGCGTGGAATCCGGGGTCAGCGCCTTCGTCGTGTCCTGGGAGATGTTGATGACCTGGGCACCCTCGGCGATCGCGTGGCCGATCGCGGCGGCCATGGTGGTGTCCTTGCCGCTGTTCTTTTCGTCGTTCTGGCGGATCGGGATGATCGTGGCCTCGGGCGCCAGGCCGACGAAGCCGGTTCCCTTGCGGGGGCGGGCGGCGATGATGCCGGCGACCTTGGTGCCGTGGCCGACCTCGTCCACGGTGCCGTCGCTCTTGCCGCCCTCGATGTAGTCGGCGCCCGCGGAGGCGTCGACGGCGTGCCGGAGCTGCGGGTTGGTGTTGTCGACACCGGTGTCGATGACCGCGACGCGGACGCCCTTGCCCTTGGTGTCCTGCCACAGTTCGTCGAGCAGGACCCGCTGCAGCGACCAGGGGCGCCCCTCGTACTGCTTCTTCATCGGGAAGGCGCATTCGCCGCTGCCGTCTATCCCGCCGTCGCTCCGGCCGCCCGGGCGTTCCTCGGCGTACGCCGCCTGGGGCGCCGCCAGCGCGGCCAGCGCGGCGGTGGCCGCCGTCAGCAGAGCCGTCTTCCGGTACAACATCCGTTCCTCTCCCCCGAGTTCTACGGGCCTTGCGCGAATACTGCGGTCACGAGCCCTGGGGCTGGCGCGCGCTGTTGGTGTCGAGTCGCGGGCCCTTGGACAGGAACTCGGACCAGGCGAGCGGGACGAGAGCGGGCGCCACTTTCTCGTATCCCAGCCTGATCTGCGCCTGGCTGGGCTCGGGGCGGCCGTCCGTCCCGTTCTGCTGCTCGCCGGCGCCGATGTCGGAACGCTTGGCGTCACTGTCGCCGTTCGCCTGAACGGCGTACCGCAGTCCGGTGTCGGTCACCAGGAAGAGTGAGCCGTCGGGGCGGGTCTGCTGCCCCCGCACCTGGGTGTAGAGGAGGCCGCTGCCGGGGGTGACGTAGGTGCTGGTGCCACCGGCGCTGATGGAGGCGGGGTACGCGGTGCCCGCCCAGGTGCTGAGCGTGGGGCGGCCGTTGCCGTCCACCTTGCGCAGCACGCTGCAGATGGTGTCCCGGTCGCCGCTGCCGCCCTCGGTGGTGTTCACCTGGCCGGCCTTCCGCCTGGGCCAGTGTGCCGCCTGGCCGGTGAAGGCGACGGGGTCGGGGACGAACTTCTGGAGTCCGACGGAGCGCGCCTCGCTGTTCAGGTCGAGCCGTGCGGTCTGCGGGGAGTTGATCAGCAGCCAGGCCGTGAACTCGGAGACCGGCTGGACCTTGCCGTCGAGAACCACGTAGTGGGTGGTGCCTTCACCGGTACGGGTCCGCAGGACCATGCCGACCCTGTTCTCCTCCTTGGAGAGCTGTCCGTCGATGTGCGCGTCCGCGCCGACGGTGCCGGGGATCTGCGGGAAGACGATCGGGCTGCCGTCGTTCAGGGTGGCCAGCCAGTCGTCGGTGACGGACTGCGGCTGCCGGCTGCCGACGAGGGCGCCGGTCAGGTGACCGTTGTCGGCCGCGGTCTCGTCGATGCGGTACTTCGTGCCGCTCGCATCGACGAGATAGCGGGCGCCGGTCTGGCCCTTGACGTACAGGACCTCGCCGCCGCTGAGCCTACGGGCGCCTTCGGTCCGCTCGTTGTCGCGTTCGGCGAAGACGAAGGCGGCCTTCTGCACGGTGTTGCCCTTGCCTCCGGGCTGTTCGCAGACGGCCCACCGCTTCGCCGTGCCCGCGTCGTTCGCCTCCGGCAGCCGGTCGGGGGCGTACGGGATGCCGAGGACCGGTCCGCGCGGCGGCTTGCCCGCGTCGAGGATGTCGTCGGGCACCTGGATGACGTCGTACTGCTGCGGAGTGAGGAGCAACCGGGCGGAGGCGAGGTTCAGTACGGGATGCAGCAGGGCTTTCTTCTTCTTGCCCTTGCCGGTGGTGAGCACGACATAGCGGGTGGTGGACTGCTTGCCGACGATCACGTTGGTGAAGGGCTTGTCCCAGTCCTTGGGTGCGGTGGGCTTGAACATGCCGTAGGCGCCGAAGCCGGCGAGGATCAGAGCCCCGGCCACCACGCTCGGGAGGACGGCGCGCAGCGGGCTCGGCGCGCCCTCCTCGGTGCCGGTGGGCGAGGGTTGGAGAAATGCCGCCACCGTGCGCCTCTTCGCAAAGGTGTACGCGTTGAGTTCATCCCGCCGTGATGCCATGAGTCTGCGTGTCTCCCGTGTCTCCCCGCGAGGCTCCAGGAGTTCGCGTCCCCCGACCCCTGCGCCGGCCCCCCGGATGCCGGACCGCGCTGCCGGACAGGCCCCTACTATGCCTGCCGACCTCGGGCGGCCGCGGGGCGGGTAGGCTGATCCAGCCGCCAAAGCCCCCGGCGGGACAGGGGTGATCGGGTCGAAACGGGGGCCTCATGAACGGGGGAATGCCGGAATGATGTCTTCCGCGACGC from Streptomyces sp. NBC_01707 includes the following:
- a CDS encoding polyribonucleotide nucleotidyltransferase; the protein is MENETHYAEAVIDNGTFGTRTIRFETGRLAKQAAGSAVAYLDDDTMVLSATTASKKPKDQLDFFPLTVDVEERQYAAGKIPGSFFRREGRPSEDAILTCRLIDRPLRPSFKKGLRNEIQIVETIMALNPDHLYDVIAINAASCSTQLAGLPFSGPIGGTRVALIKGQWVAFPTHTELEDAVFDMVVAGRVLEDGDVAIMMVEAEATEKTIQLVKDGAEAPTEEVVAAGLEAAKPFIKALCKAQSELAAKAAKPTGEFPVFLDYQDDVLEALTAAVSTELAKALTIAGKQEREAELDRIKEIAGEKLLPQFEGREKEISGAYRALTKKLVRERVIKDKVRIDGRGVTDIRTLAAEVEAIPRVHGSALFERGETQILGVTTLNMLRMEQQLDTLSPVTRKRYMHNYNFPPYSVGETGRVGSPKRREIGHGALAERAIVPVLPSREEFPYAIRQVSEALGSNGSTSMGSVCASTMSLLNAGVPLKAAVAGIAMGLISQEIDGKTHYVALTDILGAEDAFGDMDFKVAGTKQFVTALQLDTKLDGIPASVLAAALKQARDARLHILDVMNEAIDVPDEMSPNAPRIITVKIPVDKIGEVIGPKGKMINQIQEDTGADITIEDDGTIYIGAQQGSQAEAARATINAIANPTMPEVGERYLGTVVKTTTFGAFVSLMPGKDGLLHISQIRKLAGGKRVENVEDVVAVGAKVQVEIAEIDSRGKLSLIPVIEGEEDEKKDDAAK
- the rpsO gene encoding 30S ribosomal protein S15; the protein is MSLDAATKKQIMSEFATKEGDTGSPEVQVAMLSRRISDLTEHLKTHKHDHHSRRGLLILVGQRRRLLQYLAKKDIQRFRALVDRLGIRRGAAGGAK
- the eccD gene encoding type VII secretion integral membrane protein EccD, with translation MSTTAATGFCRVTVVAPDSRIDVALPEDIAVADIYPEILRLTGQTQAAGNPTGYHLVRRDGTVLDGARTLAAQQVLDGELLSLRPFAQSLPPAVFDDVSDAVASAVTRDRHLWSDELLRGAGLLGGVLLLVLMGFVLWFADPVRHDMHSLPGIIAGSAGLLLTAFAGVRARVYGDRPTAVALGLGALPLVLIAGSGIIGPDAGQGPGRLQFLLGCVSVLVASVVLVALTPSGDAPFVAATFVATVGTLATFVAILTEVSATGTAAVCAPVALGLVAFLPGLSARFARLPIGYASPRTAPGGYDDGFANPSTSPEPEGVPVDADRIAAQARRGHEMLLGLVGGCAAVVVGSAAVLGFSGNVWGRLLALAAGLAMLLRARLFRYTSQVTCVLVAGIGAIALLILGVSLNPPADLVRELARYGESGSLDIRTVWLSAAVAAGAALLTAIGLIIPRKGLSPFWGRLLDLTESALLLSLVPLCLAVLDVFARARALTS